The Gammaproteobacteria bacterium sequence GGAGATATGGTCGGCATCGAACGGTTGACTTCCGCTATTGGGGGTAAAGCGAATGTACTTATCCCTTGCCCGCGCCAGCAGCTATCGCTGCAAGCGTTAATTCATTAATCCTTAATTAAAAATAATTTACACATACCGTCGTTCAGAATCAAAATTCAGCTCTACCGCGTTCAGAATTTGATCCACCATGAAAACCATTGCCCAAAACGCGATACTCGAAGAGGTGGTAGCGCTTCATCAGGCGTGGTTGAAAAATAAGAACGATGGTGAACTGGCGAATTTTTCGCGGTGGGATCTTTCGGACTACGATCTGTCCAAATTGCAACTACGTGGTGCCACGTTCAGCGGTGCAAAACTGCGCGCCTCAAGGCTTCAGGGCATCGGCCTGATCGGCGCGGATCTTTTCGGCGCGGACTTGCGGGATGCCGATCTTCGAAACGCGAATTTAACCAGGGCGGACTTGCGGGGTGCCAGTCTGCAAGGGGCGAAACTCAATAACGCCATCCTGACTGAAGCGGATTTTCGGGGTGGAATCGTGCAGTCGAACGCCTCGACGGCAAAAGCGAAAACCAATCTGACAGGCTGCACGCTTGATTATGCCTCTCTCGAGCGCGTGCAAATGCAGGGTGCAGATCTTACAGGTTCGAGCCTGGTCGGCGCCAATCTTGCCGGCGCGAAGCTCATGGGGGCGAACCTTTCCGGTACAAACCTGTCAAATGCGAACCTGCGGCGCGCCAACCTTTCAGACGCTAACCTGGAAAAATCAAATTTCGTCAACGCCGTGCTGGAGGAAGCATCGCTGAAAAACGCTGCCACCCGCGATACCAATTTCAGTATGGCGGCGATGACCGGGGCCGTTCTTTCCGGACTGGATTTGTCTAGCTGCAAGCTTGATGAAGCAAATTTCAAGGTCTCGTTTGAGAACCTGCCGGTCCATATCAAATATGCGCTCCGCGAGCATGAGCGATGGATCGAAAGCAACGGTCATCAGGGTCGGCAGGGTATATTGATGGAGGAAGACCTCCGATCTGTGGATTTCTCGAACCGAAACCTAAGCGCGATAGTGTTGCGCGGATCGTGCCTTGTGGGGGCAAACCTGCAACGTTGCACGCTCGCCCTCGCGGATCTATCGAACACCGACATGAGTGGCGCCAACCTTGAAGGCGCCCTGTTTCTGGGAACAAATCTTAAGGGTGCCAAACTGGTAAGGGCAAAACTCAAGAGCGCCAGGTTCGACGCTGTTGCCATCTGGAGGCAGGACGGGTCGTCAACCGGTGCCTTGCAAGTGCCAAATCTCGAAAACGCGGATCTGACTGGCGCTGACCTTGAAGGTATCGATTTTTCTCCGTGCAATTTGGCCAATGTCACATTCGACGGCCAATTAAAAAGCCGGACTGGGAGCTGATCCGGGTTCAGGTCGGACCGGACCAAAAGGCCATGGGTTTTTCACCCAGACCTATTCGATTGGCTGGCGGAATAATTCAGATCACTTTTATCGTCACGTCGTCCTCTTCGACGTGACGACCTTGAAAGGACGTGAGATCGTCAGTTTCCAGTCCGCAGCTGATCCGACAATCGTTTGCATCAGTGATATTTAATCTGCCATTCACACAGCGATTTCCAAAACCGTGCTTATCGACGATCTCGTAATTGTTGATGGTAGACTCACGCTCCGAGAATTTGTCGCCGGTTAGAATCAACTCAATTTCCTTGATTTGACCATGACCAACCGTCACCCCTCCCAATACTTTTGCATTTTTTTGTGCGAAATTGCAGAACGAGACCATGTCGATCCTCGAAGCGTCGTGGGGCTCGACTTCCTCGCCGTCGACGTCAGACCACACACGAGGCTTGCTCCCGAGCAGGAACTGATCCGGTAACGCGGCGGCAATGAGACGGGCCAGGGTGACGGTGACATCGCCGACGATGAACCCTCGGGAATCCGGTTTGGTGCCGGACGCTTGATAATATTCGTAATGGTCGCCAAATCCGAAACAACAACGTAGCATTGGTATATTGTTTTGCGGTTTCTCGATCATTGCGGCCTTATTAAAGGCAAGAACGAGCCACTCGACGTAAAAAAGCGCAAGATCTTCCGCCAGACCCGTTTTACGATTCCAGATGTAAAATCCGTCGCCTGTTGTCGACATGTTCAGGTCTATTGGGAGACCCGCAGCCTCTACGCAGGCAGCCGCTAAGTTGGCATGATATGATAAAATATTAATTTGGGAAATTTGCGCAAAAGGCGATTGATGGCTGAAGGAAACAATATCGAACAACCCGACGGCACGACAATTCGAATGCGTGACCGTGTAAAACCTCAAGATCGCTGCCATCTGTTCAACGATGACGGCGTCTGCGGAAACTCCGAAGGATAAAGGGATCACTTCCGACAGGCATCCGGCATCCAGAAGCTCGTGATACCTATCGCGATCACCAATAAGACGGTCGCGCCTGAGCAGCCCACTATGACGTTTGGCGATAAGAGGCAGGTCCAGGCTTGGCGAATACAAAAGTTCGATACCACTAGCCTCGGGGCGCCAACCGACGATCAGGTTGGCGCCTAGCTGCCAGACTTCGCGAAGCTTTTCATAAAGCTCCTTCCGATTCTCGCTCGAAAGCGACGAATGTTGTGTTCCATCCATTCTCGGATGTTGGACAAATTTGGTTTACAAAAGTTGAACTACGAATATTTCACAGCCCCCAACCCCTTGGTCGACATACAATTCCCGATCCAGCCCGGCCAATCGGGGCTCTTTAACGAAGAACACAAAAAAAACACCACGGGCGCATAAATGAATGCTCCCAGTGGGCCTTGATGTGCGCCGGGGCCACCTATCAACAGCGGCCCAAAAAAGGCGATAATGAAAACCAAAATGGCCAGCCCGCCGGCCGCTCCGAAAGATATGCCCAGGATTTTTAGAAAGTCGTGCATCGACATTTCACCGGCTATCCGCATCTACCAATACATCGTGTCTTTATTTCTTGGCTAAAACCACGCCGGGCACGCGATATCCATGTCCGAAATACCCTTGAACTGGCTGAGCCGTGGCTGACGACATCGCGCAATAGTGGTATCATCAAAGAACAGCGTATGTCTCCT is a genomic window containing:
- a CDS encoding pentapeptide repeat-containing protein, with amino-acid sequence MKTIAQNAILEEVVALHQAWLKNKNDGELANFSRWDLSDYDLSKLQLRGATFSGAKLRASRLQGIGLIGADLFGADLRDADLRNANLTRADLRGASLQGAKLNNAILTEADFRGGIVQSNASTAKAKTNLTGCTLDYASLERVQMQGADLTGSSLVGANLAGAKLMGANLSGTNLSNANLRRANLSDANLEKSNFVNAVLEEASLKNAATRDTNFSMAAMTGAVLSGLDLSSCKLDEANFKVSFENLPVHIKYALREHERWIESNGHQGRQGILMEEDLRSVDFSNRNLSAIVLRGSCLVGANLQRCTLALADLSNTDMSGANLEGALFLGTNLKGAKLVRAKLKSARFDAVAIWRQDGSSTGALQVPNLENADLTGADLEGIDFSPCNLANVTFDGQLKSRTGS